A single window of Colletes latitarsis isolate SP2378_abdomen chromosome 11, iyColLati1, whole genome shotgun sequence DNA harbors:
- the LOC143347712 gene encoding glutaryl-CoA dehydrogenase, mitochondrial, whose amino-acid sequence MAAVAQKFRSQYGRLCRGISTRQISISSILGGKPAFKWEDPFDIESQLTQDEILIRDQFRSYCQERLLPRVIEANRKEIFHKEIMRELGELGILGCTMKGFGAAGVSSVAYGLLAREVEAVDSGYRSAFSVQSSLVAGAIYSHGDESQKERFLPKLVSGELIGCFGLTEPNHGSDPGSMETKATYDERRKIYRLNGSKTWITNSPIADVLIVWAKCEDGEIRGFIVERNGNENRLSTPKIEGKFSLRASTTGMILMDNVEVPSENLLPNARGLKGPFICLNNARYGIAWGALGAAETCFKIARSYTLERKQFNRPLAANQLMQLKMADMMCDITFGLQACLRVGRLKDEGKATPEMISMIKRNSSTKALEIARSARDMLGGNGVADEYHVIRHAMNLESVVTYEGTKDIHALILGRAITGIQAFSA is encoded by the exons atggcGGCCGTCGCTCAGAAGTTTCGTTCCCAATACGGTCGGCTTTGTAGAGGAATTTCCACCAGGC AGATTTCGATTTCATCTATTCTCGGAGGAAAGC CCGCCTTCAAATGGGAAGATCCTTTCGATATCGAATCGCAGTTGACCCAAGACGAGATCTTGATCAGAGATCAGTTTCGTTCGTACTGCCAGGAGAGACTATTGCCGCGAGTGATCGAGGCGAATCGCAAGGAAATTTTCCACAAAGAGATCATGAGGGAACTGGGGGAGCTGGGCATTTTGGGTTGCACTATGAAGGGTTTCGGTGCCGCGGGCGTCTCCTCGGTGGCTTATGGACTCCTGGCGAGGGAAGTCGAGGCCGTGGACAGCGGGTACAGGTCCGCCTTTTCCGTGCAATCCTCCCTCGTGGCCGGCGCGATTTATTCTCACGGCGACGAGTCGCAAAAGGAGCGATTCTTGCCCAAACTCG TTTCCGGTGAGCTGATCGGTTGCTTCGGACTGACCGAGCCGAACCACGGCAGCGATCCCGGATCCATGGAGACCAAAGCTACTTACGACGAACGGAGAAAGATTTACAGGCTGAACGGAAGCAAAACATG GATCACGAATTCCCCGATCGCCGACGTGCTGATCGTCTGGGCGAAATGCGAGGACGGCGAGATCCGGGGGTTCATCGTCGAAAGAAACGGCAACGAGAATCGCTTGTCCACGCCGAAGATCGAAGGCAAGTTCTCGTTGAGAGCTTCCACGACTGGCATGATTTTGATGGACAACGTGGAAGTGCCGTCGGAGAACCTCTTACCGAACGCTCGGGGCCTCAAA GGACCGTTCATTTGTTTGAACAACGCTCGATACGGCATCGCCTGGGGAGCTTTGGGAGCCGCGGAAACCTGCTTCAAAATAGCCAGATCGTACACTTTAGAGAGGAAGCAATTTAACAGGCCACTCGCGGCGAACCAATTGATGCAGCTCAAGATGGCCGACATGATGTGCGACATCACGTTCGGGCTACAGGCTTGCCTGAGGGTCGGTAGACTTAAAGACGAGGGCAA AGCCACACCAGAAATGATCTCTATGATAAAGAGGAATTCGTCCACAAAAGCTTTGGAAATCGCGAGAAGCGCCAGAGACATGTTGGGTGGCAACGGAGTAGCGGACGAATACCACGTTATCAGGCACGCTATGAACTTGGAAAGTGTCGTTACCTACGAAG GTACGAAAGATATTCATGCCCTGATACTCGGCAGAGCTATTACCGGTATACAAGCTTTTAGTGCATAA